From Streptomyces qinzhouensis, one genomic window encodes:
- a CDS encoding PASTA domain-containing protein, with amino-acid sequence MRNTSSGPAPFEPGLEAELRAAVASFADGPTAPVVDAAAIERTVSRSRTRRALLGTAAACCVLAFATVGFFALKPVPPAPGASPSLSPPANGACTPLATGTPKSGSADATPTQEQEQTAGAGIALPDLAGMPVEQAGSLLRGLGLSCTIMRHTDWNAPAGQVISSQPRGGAEPVAPGSSVLLLVSTGKPGGT; translated from the coding sequence GTGAGGAACACGTCGTCCGGACCGGCCCCGTTCGAGCCGGGCCTCGAAGCCGAGCTGCGTGCCGCGGTGGCCTCCTTCGCCGACGGGCCGACGGCGCCGGTCGTCGACGCGGCCGCGATCGAGCGAACCGTCAGCCGCAGCCGCACCCGCCGGGCGCTCCTCGGCACCGCTGCGGCGTGCTGCGTGCTGGCATTCGCCACGGTGGGGTTCTTCGCGCTGAAGCCCGTGCCGCCCGCGCCCGGCGCCTCCCCGTCCCTGTCCCCACCGGCGAACGGGGCGTGCACCCCGCTCGCCACCGGCACCCCCAAGAGCGGAAGCGCCGATGCGACTCCGACACAGGAGCAGGAGCAGACCGCGGGAGCGGGCATCGCGCTGCCGGACCTGGCCGGCATGCCGGTCGAACAGGCCGGAAGCCTGCTGCGCGGACTCGGACTGAGCTGCACGATCATGCGGCACACGGACTGGAACGCTCCCGCCGGGCAGGTGATCAGCAGTCAGCCCCGGGGCGGCGCAGAACCGGTGGCACCGGGCTCGTCCGTCCTCCTGCTGGTCTCGACGGGCAAACCCGGCGGAACCTGA
- a CDS encoding TetR/AcrR family transcriptional regulator — MVGTAVDDEGAKGRRIRGLDAGERRTRRREDLLDAALDLFSAQGYQDTSIEQICKHAYVGTKSFYEVFTGKEALYLALLDRIVADVMGRLASALDSFDEDRDERESARSLIRLFADAFVDDVRVARVTFGEGRAVTPRAEAHRRSNRRMAASFVEEAWRRLGVATGPHTRAVAMGLIGGLFDIIADWLLDADTARSADRGSLQDGLDRFYTVVSSGIISS; from the coding sequence GTGGTGGGTACAGCGGTCGACGACGAGGGTGCGAAGGGCCGGCGAATCCGTGGTCTGGACGCCGGGGAGCGGCGGACCAGGCGCCGCGAGGATCTGCTGGACGCGGCCTTGGACCTGTTCTCCGCGCAGGGCTACCAGGACACGTCGATCGAACAGATCTGCAAGCACGCCTATGTCGGGACCAAGAGCTTCTACGAGGTCTTCACCGGCAAGGAGGCACTGTATCTGGCGCTGCTCGACCGGATCGTCGCGGATGTGATGGGCCGACTGGCATCGGCGCTCGACTCCTTCGACGAGGACCGGGACGAGCGGGAGTCCGCGCGGTCGCTCATCCGGCTCTTCGCGGATGCCTTCGTGGACGATGTGCGGGTGGCCCGGGTGACGTTCGGCGAGGGCCGTGCGGTGACACCGCGGGCCGAGGCGCACCGCCGGAGCAACCGCCGGATGGCGGCCTCGTTCGTCGAGGAGGCCTGGCGACGGCTCGGCGTGGCGACGGGTCCGCATACGCGTGCGGTGGCCATGGGGCTGATCGGCGGCCTCTTCGACATCATCGCCGACTGGCTGCTGGACGCGGACACCGCGCGGTCCGCCGACCGCGGGTCTCTCCAGGACGGCCTCGACCGCTTCTACACCGTGGTCAGTTCCGGAATCATCTCCTCCTGA
- a CDS encoding phosphotransferase, which translates to MEITDVTRAIAAATSVAASLGLPADDAIVLHNSNKLALRLTPCDVFARVAPVGQEVAQFEVELAQRLTEVGCPMCPLEPRADPRVYTCDGFAVTLWTYYEPVAPHVSPVGYAKALEQLHAGMRNVDVPSPRVTDRITEAEEVVADPDRSPELADADRVFLSGRLAGLRHAIEERGAVEQLLHGEPHPDNVLSTRIGPLFIDLETCCRGPVEFDLAHVPEAVCEHYPNVDQGLLDECRQLVLAMVTAWRWELGDQFPNGRRFGEEFLRALRGGPPWPTLDTLNKRLSGL; encoded by the coding sequence GTGGAGATCACCGACGTCACGCGTGCGATCGCGGCTGCGACTTCGGTCGCCGCATCGCTCGGCCTGCCGGCCGACGACGCGATCGTTCTCCACAACTCGAACAAGCTGGCACTGCGGCTGACTCCATGCGACGTCTTTGCCCGGGTCGCCCCGGTGGGACAAGAGGTTGCACAGTTCGAAGTCGAGCTCGCTCAGCGGCTCACCGAGGTCGGATGCCCGATGTGCCCCTTGGAGCCTCGGGCGGACCCGCGTGTGTACACATGCGATGGTTTCGCAGTGACGCTGTGGACCTACTACGAGCCCGTGGCACCTCACGTCTCACCGGTCGGCTATGCCAAGGCGCTGGAGCAGCTGCACGCCGGCATGCGCAACGTCGATGTGCCGAGCCCGAGGGTCACGGACCGGATCACGGAGGCGGAAGAAGTTGTCGCCGACCCGGACCGCTCGCCGGAGCTCGCCGACGCAGACCGCGTCTTCCTCAGCGGCAGGCTGGCCGGCCTGCGACACGCGATCGAGGAGCGCGGCGCCGTGGAGCAGCTGCTCCACGGCGAGCCGCATCCAGACAATGTGCTCAGCACGAGGATCGGCCCTTTGTTCATCGACCTTGAGACGTGCTGCCGCGGCCCCGTCGAGTTCGACCTCGCCCATGTTCCCGAGGCGGTCTGCGAGCACTACCCGAACGTCGACCAAGGGCTTCTGGACGAGTGCCGACAGCTCGTTCTCGCGATGGTCACCGCGTGGCGTTGGGAGCTTGGCGACCAGTTTCCGAACGGGAGGCGCTTCGGAGAAGAGTTCCTGCGCGCACTGCGCGGCGGTCCTCCTTGGCCGACACTCGACACGCTGAACAAGCGACTGAGCGGCCTGTAG
- a CDS encoding YciI family protein: MQYALVYSYDPAEAGPGGDKEVQEWIDLDNELTEAGIKVHEAGFHPGAEGKTVTVRDGGTAVEDGVAAGAVVAGYYVLDVPDERTAVFWAGRIPSARYGRVEVRRVAVV; the protein is encoded by the coding sequence ATGCAGTACGCACTCGTCTACTCCTATGACCCCGCCGAGGCCGGACCCGGCGGAGACAAAGAGGTGCAGGAGTGGATCGACCTCGACAACGAACTCACCGAGGCCGGGATCAAGGTCCACGAAGCGGGATTCCATCCCGGTGCCGAGGGCAAGACGGTCACCGTTCGCGATGGCGGGACCGCTGTCGAGGACGGTGTGGCGGCGGGCGCCGTGGTGGCCGGCTATTACGTGCTCGACGTGCCGGACGAGCGCACCGCGGTCTTCTGGGCCGGACGGATCCCCTCCGCGAGGTATGGCCGGGTCGAGGTACGCCGGGTCGCCGTAGTCTGA
- a CDS encoding SigE family RNA polymerase sigma factor has protein sequence MGFTEFVAQRSGALFRTAYALTGDVHVAEDLVQETLERACRQWRKVAVADSPEAYVRKVLVNLANDRWRRLSRRGERPGLSGVPETADPRDRFGQVDLRAELVEALLGLPMGMRSVVVLYYLHDLDARQVADVLDISSSAVRSQLARGLAKLRDSVSGAQAPHTPSAAFGGTK, from the coding sequence ATCGGATTCACGGAGTTCGTCGCACAGCGGTCGGGAGCGTTGTTCCGCACCGCGTATGCGCTGACCGGTGACGTGCACGTGGCCGAGGATCTGGTGCAGGAGACGCTGGAGCGGGCGTGCCGACAGTGGCGGAAGGTCGCGGTGGCGGACTCGCCGGAGGCGTACGTGCGCAAAGTGCTGGTCAACCTGGCCAACGACCGCTGGCGGCGGCTGTCGCGCCGGGGCGAGCGCCCCGGGCTGTCGGGGGTGCCCGAGACGGCCGACCCCCGGGACCGGTTCGGGCAGGTGGATCTGCGCGCGGAACTGGTCGAGGCACTGCTCGGGCTGCCGATGGGCATGCGCAGCGTGGTGGTCCTGTACTACCTGCACGATCTGGACGCCCGGCAGGTCGCCGACGTCCTGGACATCTCTTCGAGTGCGGTGAGGTCCCAGCTCGCCCGCGGCCTGGCCAAGCTGCGCGATTCCGTATCGGGCGCCCAGGCGCCGCACACGCCGTCGGCCGCTTTCGGAGGTACGAAGTGA
- a CDS encoding GNAT family N-acetyltransferase gives MTTIGIRSATRDDIAAIVAMLADDPLGATRESPDDLAPYRSAYERLQSDPNQLLVVADRDGEVVGTLQLTIIPGLSRKGSTRSIIEGVRIHSSERGHGLGARLVEWAVDESRRQGCQLVQLTSDSARTDAHRFYERLGFTGSHVGFKLEL, from the coding sequence ATGACCACTATCGGCATCCGTTCCGCCACGCGGGACGACATCGCGGCCATCGTTGCCATGCTCGCGGACGACCCACTGGGCGCTACCCGTGAGTCACCGGACGATCTGGCTCCCTATCGGTCGGCCTATGAGCGACTGCAGAGCGATCCGAACCAGCTCCTGGTCGTCGCCGATCGCGACGGCGAGGTCGTCGGCACCCTCCAGCTCACGATCATTCCGGGGCTGTCCCGCAAGGGCTCGACCCGCTCGATCATCGAGGGGGTACGGATCCACAGCTCCGAGCGCGGCCACGGCCTCGGTGCCCGGCTCGTCGAATGGGCCGTCGACGAGTCCCGCCGCCAGGGCTGCCAACTGGTGCAGCTCACCTCGGACTCGGCCCGCACCGACGCCCACCGCTTCTACGAGCGCTTGGGTTTCACAGGCTCGCACGTGGGCTTCAAGTTGGAGCTCTGA
- a CDS encoding lipase family alpha/beta hydrolase, giving the protein MAKLRTFLTALLLSVLASTTLAPTAAAAEPPRSGWNDWSCRPSAAHPEPVVLVHGLGANDLVNFATLAPTLRSAGYCVYSQTYGKTVLGGLSGGLAPMARSAAEVGAFVERVRAATGAAKVDIVGHSQGTTVPAYYIKYLGGATKVDDFIGFGSNFRGTTLNGLATLAAALKLQGLLTGVGCGACTDYLPGSAFLAKLNDGPVAVPGPTYTSIVTRYDTVVTPYTSGLLTGPNVTNIVLQDTCRWDSAGHLGLAVDPNVTQLVLNRLDPENSKPFRCLPFTTLGI; this is encoded by the coding sequence ATGGCCAAGCTCCGCACGTTCCTGACAGCCCTGCTGCTGTCCGTCCTCGCGTCGACCACCCTCGCCCCGACCGCAGCGGCTGCCGAACCGCCGCGGTCCGGGTGGAACGACTGGTCCTGCCGCCCCAGCGCCGCCCACCCCGAACCGGTGGTCCTCGTCCATGGCCTCGGCGCCAACGACCTGGTCAACTTTGCGACCCTGGCCCCCACGCTCCGCTCGGCCGGCTACTGCGTCTACTCGCAGACCTACGGCAAGACCGTGCTGGGCGGACTGTCCGGCGGACTCGCCCCGATGGCGCGGAGCGCCGCCGAGGTGGGCGCTTTCGTCGAACGTGTACGCGCCGCGACCGGAGCGGCAAAGGTCGATATCGTGGGCCACTCCCAAGGAACCACCGTCCCCGCCTACTACATCAAGTACCTGGGCGGAGCCACGAAGGTCGACGACTTCATCGGCTTCGGGTCCAACTTCCGCGGCACCACCCTGAACGGCCTGGCGACCCTGGCCGCCGCCCTGAAGCTCCAGGGCCTGCTGACCGGCGTCGGCTGCGGAGCCTGTACGGACTATCTGCCCGGTTCGGCCTTCCTCGCCAAGCTCAACGACGGCCCCGTGGCCGTACCCGGGCCGACGTACACCAGCATCGTCACCCGCTACGACACCGTCGTCACGCCCTACACCAGCGGCCTGCTCACCGGCCCCAACGTCACCAATATCGTGCTCCAGGACACATGCCGCTGGGACTCGGCCGGCCATCTCGGCCTGGCCGTCGACCCGAACGTCACCCAACTCGTCCTCAACCGGCTCGACCCCGAGAACTCCAAGCCGTTCCGGTGCCTTCCCTTCACCACCCTCGGCATCTGA
- a CDS encoding MerR family transcriptional regulator — MRIGELSRRTGTSPRLLRYYEEQGLIAAARSPNGYRDYEDGTVDRVLQIRGLLDAGLPTRIIRRVLPCLGTPRTIYFPDPTPEMLSTLERERDRMTERIAVLSRNRDAIAGYLATVRRNDATTAPRPRAAAATPAEPPEDARTGDRTRSERGRRNR, encoded by the coding sequence ATGCGGATCGGAGAGCTGTCGCGGCGTACGGGCACCTCGCCCAGGCTGCTGCGCTACTACGAGGAGCAGGGGCTGATCGCCGCCGCCCGCTCCCCCAACGGCTACCGCGACTACGAGGACGGCACGGTGGACCGGGTGCTCCAGATCCGCGGCCTTCTCGACGCCGGACTGCCGACCCGCATCATCCGCCGCGTCCTGCCCTGTCTGGGCACACCCCGGACGATCTACTTCCCGGACCCGACACCGGAGATGCTGTCCACGCTGGAGCGGGAACGCGACCGTATGACGGAGCGGATCGCCGTACTGAGCCGCAACCGGGATGCCATCGCCGGCTATCTGGCCACCGTCCGCCGCAACGACGCCACAACGGCACCGCGGCCACGGGCCGCGGCGGCTACACCGGCAGAGCCCCCGGAGGATGCCCGTACCGGCGACCGTACGAGGTCAGAGCGAGGACGCCGGAACCGGTGA
- a CDS encoding DinB family protein — protein MSADDRVGPPLTGGERETLRAFLDYHRATLARKCEGLTDEQLRQRSMPPSTLSLLGLVRHMAEVERAWFRRVFEDHDAPMVWSDRIDFQAAYDASGSSRAEAFAAWEAEVGHARRIEREAETLDQAGYQPRWGREVSLRMVLVHVLLEYGRHNGHADFLREGIDGTVGA, from the coding sequence ATGAGTGCGGACGATCGGGTGGGGCCGCCGCTTACGGGCGGGGAGCGGGAGACGCTGCGGGCCTTTCTCGACTATCACCGGGCGACTCTGGCCCGGAAATGCGAGGGGCTTACGGACGAGCAGTTGAGGCAGCGGTCCATGCCGCCGTCGACGCTTTCGCTGCTCGGGCTGGTGCGGCATATGGCGGAGGTGGAACGCGCCTGGTTCCGGCGGGTGTTCGAGGACCATGACGCGCCGATGGTGTGGTCCGACCGGATCGACTTCCAGGCGGCGTACGACGCGAGTGGGTCGAGCCGGGCGGAAGCGTTCGCGGCCTGGGAGGCCGAGGTCGGGCACGCGCGCCGGATCGAGCGGGAGGCCGAAACGCTCGACCAGGCCGGATACCAGCCGCGGTGGGGGCGGGAGGTGTCGCTGCGCATGGTCCTCGTCCACGTACTGCTCGAATACGGCCGTCACAACGGGCACGCGGACTTTCTCCGGGAAGGTATCGACGGGACCGTCGGCGCCTGA
- a CDS encoding calcium-binding protein produces the protein MRATVRLALLGTSLAMLATTVGATTVQAADGGAGDIKINKVSVNGGKTVVVGTKAVSVKVSVTATDNSGISKVRYISAFGPSPNYVQIWDDEITCAKQSATTSTCTGTLTFDPQWGEGTYNNNAAATWKLRTLVVANDLDYIHREAAATFKVQRHAKVTANAAPEPVKKGKTITVTGVLSRADWNTVKYAGYGKQKVTLQYLKKGTKKYINVKTVTASATGSLKTTVKASADGYFRYLYAGNSATSAAASASDFVDVR, from the coding sequence ATGCGCGCAACTGTGCGCCTCGCCTTGCTCGGCACCAGTCTCGCGATGCTCGCCACCACGGTGGGTGCGACCACCGTCCAGGCCGCGGACGGCGGTGCGGGCGATATCAAGATCAACAAGGTGTCCGTCAACGGCGGCAAGACGGTCGTGGTCGGCACCAAGGCGGTGTCCGTCAAGGTGTCCGTGACCGCGACGGATAATTCGGGCATCTCGAAGGTCAGGTACATCAGCGCCTTCGGCCCGAGCCCGAACTACGTTCAGATCTGGGACGACGAGATCACGTGCGCCAAGCAGAGCGCCACCACGTCGACCTGCACGGGCACGCTGACCTTCGACCCCCAGTGGGGTGAGGGCACCTACAACAACAACGCGGCGGCCACCTGGAAGCTGCGGACGCTGGTCGTCGCCAACGACCTCGACTACATCCACCGGGAAGCGGCGGCCACCTTTAAGGTGCAGCGGCACGCGAAGGTCACCGCGAACGCCGCGCCCGAGCCCGTCAAGAAGGGCAAGACCATCACGGTCACCGGTGTGTTGTCGCGGGCCGACTGGAACACCGTGAAGTACGCGGGCTACGGCAAGCAGAAGGTGACGCTCCAGTACCTCAAGAAGGGCACCAAGAAGTACATCAACGTCAAGACCGTCACGGCGTCCGCGACGGGCTCCCTGAAGACGACGGTCAAGGCGTCCGCGGACGGCTACTTCCGCTACCTGTACGCCGGCAATTCGGCCACCTCGGCCGCGGCCTCGGCCAGCGACTTTGTGGATGTCCGATAG